The following are encoded together in the Platichthys flesus chromosome 9, fPlaFle2.1, whole genome shotgun sequence genome:
- the tmem131 gene encoding transmembrane protein 131: MSAHKLGCYRNRQVCSMASEERVPSCRQSHTGRRAPCIGLFRIIFIAFIHATRANKQAFIQSDTILEVLHFGEGSLLQAESDIDFSLYHQQSTSPHRGNCRPIRFEPPMLDFHEQPVGMPKMEKVYLHNPSPEEISLISISATTAHFHASFFQNRIIPPGGNTSFDVVFLARVVGNVENTLFINTSHHGVFTYQVFGVGIPNPYRLRPFIGARVPVNSSFSPLIHIHNPYSEPLQVVEMYSSGGDLHLELPTGQQGGTGKLWEIPPFETKGVMRASFSSRDADNHTAFIRIKTNAPNEDQFIILPVEVEVTSAPGIYSSTEMLDFGTLRSQDRPKLLNLHLLNSGTKDVPITSVRTTPSNEAVTVDFKAVTLKAGESRYTKVASISFDASKARRPYQFSGKITVKAKEKSYSKLEIPYQVEVLEGYLGFDHTATLFHIRDSPVDPVDRPIFLTNAFNFAIRIHNVSLPEEAKTMFNVQNFSAPILIPQHESRYIFSLLFRPVRPSIHIDSNILLITNASKFHLPVRAYTGFLEPLVLPPSLKENLLDFGVRSATDTSSITFVVINSNPIELEIKSWLVTGDSLSMELLKTEKGNATVALNRLRELQNNSASHHKTVILASGYYAAFRVTLVAKALEGTYDGAIHITTDYEILTIPVKALIAVGTLNSSPNHIILPASFPGKVVHQSFSIQSSFTQKVRLQQIRSLTEDIRFYYKRLRNNKDELEPRRKSKVANIYFDASLQCGDHCYVGLPFVLKSESKPHGMALQEDIWDADVDFHQKLLRRWKELKEHTGHKIEAIFEVNTDLQKNVQAKITAHLTWPSLINSSQRITFPLTNTNSSSNEEVILQNPSDVPVYVQVLPLALLPNPSVFSGKLADRFPLGNLSNININTNTLEFQVHRNQTSLLKTSSGFVEGSTRPFVYNLLLLPGEVKSFSIRFTPISNHSVSSLLIVRNNLTVIDTIILHGRGTTESLKVAGKPPGQGSSLRFKMTEAFLKDCTEKTKVREPNFTLRRTFRVENTGLLPITIRPAEINGQACEGYGFKVLNCQEFALKPNASKDLIILFTPDFTSSRVIRELKLVTCGGSEFVFVLNASLPYHMLAACAGTLPRPSWELELYIIVSLIMSSMFLLVIATAYLEAQSIWEPFKRRVSVESNSSLETGRPFNLREIVQIHNDPKSNEYSDPTQNSRGLYASSNGAARVGGRQSNTRTLSDSDSQDKRSRMGFGRSPMQAASSQLTKGSTTSGPEGPPAACQLTNRKARSTKQLDLQSQNLAGSSVPHRALSADDPEYANLVGAMDSDLDRPEPLCAEALQEQSSQSIQSKVLESKGKLRGKTKAQKKKEEKEKKSTGKTQGDELKDNLADNDDSSSTTTETSNPDVETNIREEPVTKKGRTVTNVKVKEETSNFLIKPKTKKQGTTKKETQAEKSSSLELPYITPLENKRKSFTSKALHPLTNLPKTKPLQKQRFDGKLDDGRPSLLAKLLSSGGSAPEPGHSSSSEGEKEFASPEWDVPVSKNSVQADSLQQISLQTIIADPFLKRSTPCSPPPTSPSLSRGSYSSVLNSNSEVYQKKAPGNKLSPATPLPGKNGNPTFAAVAAGYDKSPGGSGPGKTDSQGRSLPHMTSVESDSSDSSGLWSPIDTASSPNFHSANSFSAFGPNNSFNLSGVFSGMNLAKSSEPQQSWPEIPPVPSSIWDIPSTDCLHSWPSSSSSPTAPTASLLGNSRSPWSTTTPFGSSIWSTSADSALHPFPPSTNTTTLTDLVNSSAPSPPASTEMSRTYNPWSMWRPTLSRRSSEPWPSSPDNGN; the protein is encoded by the exons CACGTCCCCGCACCGTGGGAACTGTCGACCTATACGATTTGAACCTCCAATGTTGGATTTTCACGAACA GCCTGTTGGAATGCCAAAAATGGAGAAAGTTTATTTACATAATCCTAGCCCAGAAGAAATAAGTTTGATATCAATATCAGCGACGACAGCACATTTTCACGCATCCTTTTTCCAGAATAGG ATAATTCCACCAGGAGGGAACACATCATTTGATGTAGTGTTTCTCGCTCGAGTGGTTGGGAATGTTGAGaacactttatttattaatacatCACATCATGGAGTGTTTACATACCAG GTTTTTGGGGTCGGCATCCCAAACCCCTACAGACTGCGGCCCTTCATTGGGGCTCGAGTCCCAGTAAACAGCAGCTTTTCACCTCTTATACACATCCACAACCCATACAGTGAACCACTGCAG GTTGTTGAGATGTACTCGAGTGGTGGGGATCTACATCTGGAGCTGCCCACAGGTCAACAAGGAGGCACTGGAAAATTGTGG GAGATTCCTCCGTTTGAGACAAAAGGGGTGATGAGAGCCAGCTTCTCATCGAGAGATGCAGACAACCACACGGCTTTCATCAGAATTAAAACCAACGCCCCCAACGAGGACCAGTTCATCATCCTGCCTGTAGAGGTGGAGGTCACGTCAG CCCCTGGCATATACTCCTCCACAGAGATGCTTGACTTCGGTACGCTGCGTTCGCAAG atcgTCCAAAACTGCTGAATCTACACCTATTAAATTCAGGAACAAAAGATGTTCCAATTACA AGTGTACGTACAACACCATCAAATGAAGCAGTCACAGTGGATTTCAAGGCAGTCACGCTAAAAGCAGGAGAGAGCAGATATACCAAAGTAGCAAGTATTAGTTTTGATG CCTCAAAAGCGAGAAGACCATATCAGTTCTCTGGTAAAATAACCGTTAAAGCAAAAGAGAAGAGCTACTCCAAGCTTGAAATCCCATACCAGGTCGAAGTTTTAGAAGG CTACCTGGGCTTTGACCACACAGCGACATTGTTCCACATCAGGGACAGTCCTGTAGACCCGGTGGACAGACCCATTTTCCTCACAAATGCCTTTAACTTTGCAATTCGGATACACAACGTGTCCCTGCCCGAAGAGGCCAAAACCATGTTTAAT GTGCAGAACTTCAGTGCACCGATCCTCATCCCCCAACATGAGTCACGGTacatcttctccctcctcttccggCCGGTTCGACCTTCCATTCACATAGACAGCAACATCCTGCTCATCACAAACGCATCAAAGTTTCACCTGCCTGTCCGGGCTTACACAGGCTTCCTGGAG CCCCTGGTCCTGCCTCCCAGTCTGAAGGAGAACCTCCTGGACTTCGGTGTCCGCAGTGCAACAGACACCAGCAGCATCACATTTGTGGTTATCAACAGTAATCCAATAGAG CTTGAGATTAAGTCCTGGCTGGTCACAGGAGACAGCCTTTCTATGGAGCTGCTGAAGACAGAGAAGGGAAACGCAACAGTGGCTCTGAATCGCCTGAGAGAGCTACAGAACAATTCAGCTTCCCATCACAAAACG GTGATACTAGCATCTGGATACTATGCAGCATTCAGAGTGACACTAGTGGCCAAGGCACTGGAGGGCACATATGACGGAGCCATACATATAACCACAGATTATGAG ATATTAACCATCCCAGTGAAAGCTCTCATTGCAGTGGGCACATTAAACAGCTCTCCCAACCACATCATTTTACCAGCTTCATTTCCT gGTAAAGTTGTTCATCAGAGCTTCAGCATACAGAGCTCTTTTACACAGAAAGTGAGGCTGCAGCAGATCCGCTCCCTGACAGAGGATATACGTTTTTATTACAAACGGCTCCGCAACAACAAAGATGAGCTGGAGCCCAGGCGTAAATCTAAG gtggcaaatatttattttgatgccAGCTTGCAGTGTGGTGATCACTGTTATGTGGGGCTGCCATTTGTGCTTAaat cTGAGTCCAAGCCTCACGGGATGGCGTTACAGGAGGATATATGGGATGCTGATGTAGATTTTCATCAGAAACTGCTCAGGCGATGGAAAGAGCTGAAAGAACATACAGGACACAA GATCGAAGCCATCTTTGAAGTCAACACAGACCTTCAAAAAAATGTGCAAGCTAAAATAACCGCTCACCTGACCTGGCCCTCACTGATCAACTCCTCACAACGAATTACTTTCCCTCtgaccaacacaaacagctccTCT aaCGAGGAGGTGATTCTGCAAAATCCTTCCGACGTCCCTGTCTATGTCCAGGTCCTCCCCTTGGCCCTGTTACCCAACCCCTCAGTGTTCTCTGGAAAACTGGCTGATAG GTTTCCATTAGGCAATTTGTccaacatcaacatcaacacaaacacgctTGAGTTCCAGGTGCATAGAAATCAA ACGTCCCTATTAAAGACCAGTTCTGGGTTCGTAGAGGGCTCAACCAGACCCTTTGTGTAcaacctcctcctgctgcctggGGAAGTTAAGTCATTCAGTATAAGATTCACTCCCATCAGCAACCACAGTGTCTCATCTCTCCTCATAGTCAG AAACAATCTGACCGTGATTGACACAATCATACTTCATGGACGAGGCACGACGGAGAGCCTAAAAGTCGCAGGGAAGCCTCCGGGACAAGGCAGCTCACTGAGGTTTAAGATGACTGAGGCCTTTCTCAAGGACTGCACAGAGA AGACAAAAGTCAGAGAGCCGAACTTCACTCTCAGAAGAACCTTCAGGGTGGAGAACACAGGTCTGCTCCCGATCACCATCAGACCAGCAGAAATCAATGGTCAAGCTTGTGAAGGATATGGATTCAAAGTTCTCAACTGTCAAGAGTTTGCACTCAAGCCAAATGCTTCAAAAGACCTCATCATACT GTTTACACCCGACTTCACTTCGTCTCGAGTGATCAGGGAGCTCAAGTTGGTGACATGTGGAGgctctgagtttgtgtttgtcctgaaTGCCTCGTTGCCCTACCACATGTTAGCTGCGTGTGCAGGGACCCTGCCCAGACCGAGCTGGGAGCTGGAGCTCTACATCATAGTGTCTCTCATAATGAG ttcCATGTTTCTGTTGGTGATTGCCACAGCCTACTTGGAGGCTCAGAGCATCTGGGAACCTTTTAAGAGACGAGTGTCTGTGGAATCCAACTCCTCCTTGGAAACTGGGAGACCATTTAATCTCAGGGAAATTGTGCAAATTCACAATGATCCAAA ATCGAACGAGTACAGTGACCCAACCCAGAACTCCAGAGGATTATATGCGTCCAGCAACGGAGCAGCGCGGGTCGGAGGCCGACAGAGCAACACTCGCACCCTGTCCGACTCAGACAGCCAAGACAAGAGGTCCAGGATGGGCTTCGGCCGCTCACCTATGCAAGCTGCTTCCTCTCAGCTAACCAAAGGAAGTACAACATCAGGCCCAGAAGGTCCTCCAGCAGCCTGCCAGCTAACCAACCGCAAGGCTCGCAGTACCAAACAGCTGGACCTCCAGAGTCAAAACTTAGCTGGGTCGTCAGTGCCTCACCGAGCCCTCAGCGCTGACGATCCAGAATATGCCAATCTGGTAGGAGCCATGGACAGCGACCTCGATCGCCCAGAGCCACTTTGTGCCGAGGCTCTGCAGGAGCAGAGCTCTCAGTCCATACAAAgcaaag TCTTGGAATCCAAAGGGAAGCTGCGGGGTAAAACAAAAGcccagaagaagaaggaagagaaagagaaaaaatcaACAGGAAAGACTCAGGGAGACGAGCTTAAAGATAACCTCGCTGACAACGACgacagctcctccaccactaCAGAGACATCTAACCCAGATGTGgagacaaacatcagagag GAACCAGTGACAAAGAAAGGCAGGACAGTAACCAATGtaaaagtgaaagaagaaaCGTCAAATTTCCTAATCAAGCCCAAAACCAAGAAACAAGGAACAACCAAGAAAGAGACCCAAGCAGAAAAATCCAG TTCTCTGGAGCTGCCATATATAACACCACTGGAGAACAAGCGTAAGAGCTTCACTTCCAAAGCTCTCCACCCTCTCACCAACCTCCCAAAGACCAAACCCctgcagaaacagagat ttgATGGGAAGCTGGACGACGGGCGCCCCTCTCTGCTGGCCAAACTCTTGTCCAGTGGCGGCTCTGCCCCTGAACCgggccacagcagcagctctgagggCGAGAAGGAGTTTGCTTCCCCAGAGTGGGATGTGCCTGTTTCGAAAAACAGCGTCC AAGCAGATAGCCTTCAGCAGATCTCCCTCCAGACAATTATTGCTGACCCTTTCCTGAAGAGATCCACCCCCTGCTCCCCTCCACCGACCTCCCCCTCACTGTCCCGAGGCAGCTACAGCAGTGTGCTCAACAGTAACAG CGAGGTATACCAGAAGAAGGCCCCAGGAAATAAACTGTCTCCTGCCACTCCACTGCCAGGCAAAAACGGGAACCCCACCTTCGCTGCTGTAGCTGCTGGTTATGACAAAAGCCCAG GCGGCTCTGGCCCAGGTAAAACTGACAGCCAAGGAAGGAGTTTGCCACACATGACATCAGTGGAAAGTGACAGCTCTGACAG CTCTGGATTATGGAGTCCCATTGACACAGCGAGCAGTCCAAACTTCCATTCGGCCAACTCATTCTCTGCTTTTGGGCCCAACAATTCCTTCAACCTGTCAGGAG ttttcagtGGAATGAATCTCGCAAAATCATCTGAGCCTCAGCAGAGCTGGCCCGAGATCCCCCCTGTGCCCTCGTCCATCTGGGACATACCAAGCACCGACTGTCTGCACTCCTggcccagcagctccagctcacCCACTGCCCCGACTGCA tcGCTCCTGGGAAACAGCCGCAGTCCCTGGTCCACGACCACGCCCTTCGGCAGCTCCATTTGGTCAACAAGCGCAGATTCAGCCTTACACCCTTTTCCTCCCTCTACCAACACCACAACTCTGACTGATCTGGTCAACAGCTCCGCCCCGTCGCCACCAGCCTCCACTGAGATGAGTCGCACCTACAACCCGTGGAGCATGTGGCGCCCAACCCTGAGCAGGCGTAGCTCAGAACCCTGGCCTAGCTCCCCTGACAACGGCAATTAA
- the si:ch211-201h21.5 gene encoding LOW QUALITY PROTEIN: nucleoside hydrolase (The sequence of the model RefSeq protein was modified relative to this genomic sequence to represent the inferred CDS: substituted 1 base at 1 genomic stop codon) yields the protein MTMAKKLVIIDTDCGIDDAQAIIMALAAPNLQILGFTCVFGNAAVDNVXQNVLRVLSVCEREEIPVFRGSGVPLVIDSTSSTDHFGSDGLGDVIEDKDPQWEEKIQKEPAANALIRLVSENPNQVSLVALGPLTNLALAVRLDPRFPQKLKDLYIMGGNMEGIGNMKLCAEFNFAMDPESAFIVLEEFLCPTYITTWEYACRNGLTWDFFEELINQDAPAARFMKMITSKCWAYSKEALMNKRDVYFGSCFVSYDAYAMAACIDGSVVTESIQCPVRVELQGSIARGMMALDRTNMLKKSHSVFVMTRCDTAKFGQLLMGSLRQPCKK from the exons ATGACCATGGCAAAGAAACTGGTGATCATCGACACAGACTGTGGCATAGACGACGCTCAGGCCATCATCATGGCCTTGGCAGCACCGAACCTCCAGATCCTGGGCTTCACCTGCGTGTTTGGAAACGCTGCGGTCGACAATGTGTGACAGAATGTTTTGAGGGTGCTCTCCGTCTGTGAGCGTGAGGAG ATTCCGGTGTTTCGAGGCTCTGGCGTCCCTCTGGTCATAGACAGTACCTCAAGTACTGACCACTTTGGCAGTGACGGACTTGGAGACGTGATTGAAGATAAAGATCCACAATGGGAGGAGAAAATCCAGAAGGAGCCTGCAGCCAATGCATTGATAAGACTGGTGTCTGAAAACCCGAACCAG GTCTCCTTGGTCGCCCTCGGCCCGCTCACTAATCTGGCACTGGCTGTCAGACTGGATCCACGCTTTCCCCAAAAGCTCAAGGATCTGTACATTATGGGGGGCAACATGGAAG GAATAGGAAATATGAAACTGTGTGCAGAGTTCAACTTTGCGATGGACCCAGAGTCAGCCTTTATTGTTCTCGAAGAGTTTCTCTGCCCTACATACATCACAACATGGGAATATGCGTGCAGGAACGGACTGACATGG GACTTCTTTGAGGAGTTGATCAATCAGGATGCACCAGCCGCACGCTTCATGAAGATGATAACATCCAAGTGCTGGGCCTACTCCAAAGAGGCTTTGATGAACAAGAGAGACGTGTACTTTGGATCGTGCTTCGTCTCCTATGATGCCTATGCGATGGCCGCCTGCATTGACGGCAGTGTGGTGACGGAGAGCATCCAGTGTCCCGTTCGCGTGGAGCTGCAGGGTTCCATCGCTCGCGGCATGATGGCACTAGATCGCACCAACATGCTGAAGAAGagtcacagtgtgtttgttatgactaGGTGTGATACTGCCAAGTTTGGTCAGCTACTAATGGGGTCTCTTAGGCAACCATGTAAAAAGTAA
- the LOC133960702 gene encoding basic immunoglobulin-like variable motif-containing protein → MPNTSDVQGGNLSGPEEPSGQQRTADVEEGRGLISSLARDAARARRASSVELQLPWNCPVTHSREKFYTVCSDYAFLNQAASVYCPPSTARDDVQIKQDDGSTLMKTKPSVDFSSCGAHVGSDGDYEMEQVSSGNTKPILAWEIDTVDFDAVLMRKIRTSNVKKCSTKKMKSSDRPSRNLQDIPPHASMEEIKQRKVLDLRRWYCISRPQYKTSCGISSLVSVWNFLYSTLGAGSLPPISQEEALHILGFLPPFEEIKFGPFTGNATLMRWFRQINENFRMRGCSYILYKPHGKHKTAGETAEGALMKLTQGLKDESMAYIYHCQNHYFCPVGFEATPLKAAKAYRGPLPTNEMEHWILIGEPSRKHPAIHCKKWLDIVTDLNTQNPEYLDIRHTERGIQQRKTKKVGGNLHCIMAFQRVNWQKLGPWAMNLENLRHDFHPSSTERAHGHVPEDTEESTSSKRLAHLGRSHSMGSQKDTSWKRLSNTTEYRQKSSPDSDLQEDITD, encoded by the exons ATGCCGAATACATCAGATGTTCAGGGAGGGAACCTGTCTGGGCCAGAAGAGCCATCAGGGCAGCAGAGGACAGCTGATGTGGAGGAGGGCCGCGGCCTGATCAGCTCGCTGGCCCGGGACGCCGCCAGAGCGAGGAGGGCTTCCAGCGTCGAGCTCCAACTGCCGTGGAACTGCCCGGTCACACACTCCAGAGAAAAGTTCTACACAGTTTGCTCAGACTATGCTTTCCTCAACCAGGCTGCTTCGGTGTATTGTCCCCCGAGCACAGCCAGGGACGATGTACAGATCAAGCAGGATGATGGGTCCACGCTGATGAAGACCAAACCCTCAGTTGACTTCAGCTCTTGTGGGGCCCATGTGGGATCAGACGGGGACTATGAAATGGAACAAGTGTCCTCGGGCAACACCAAACCCATTCTGGCTTGGGAGATCGACACAGTAGACTTCGATGCCGTGCTTATGAGAAAAATAAGAACAA GCAATGTGAAGAAATGCAGCACCAAGAAGATGAAGTCATCAGACAGACCCAGCCGCAATCTGCAAGACATCCCTCCTCACGCCTCCATGGAGGAGATCAAACAGCGAAAGGTGCTCGACCTCAGAAGATG GTATTGCATCAGTCGGCCCCAGTACAAGACTTCCTGTGGAATCTCCTCTTTGGTGTCTGTTTGGAACTTTTTGTACAGCACTTTGGGGGCAGGAAG TCTCCCACCCATCTCTCAGGAGGAGGCTCTGCATATTCTTGGCTTTCTGCCGCCTTTTGAAGAAATAAAGTTTGGTCCTTTCACCGGAAACGCTACTCTAATGCG GTGGTTCAGACAAATCAACGAAAACTTCAGAATGCGAGGCTGCTCCTACATTCTGTACAAACCCCATGGAAAACACAAGACTGCAGGAGAAACAG CGGAAGGAGCGTTGATGAAGCTGACCCAAGGGCTGAAGGATGAGTCCATGGCCTACATTTACCACTGCCAGAACCACTACTTCTGCCCTGTGGGCTTTGAAGCTACACCACTCAAAGCAGCAAAAGCTTACAG GGGCCCTCTACCCACAAATGAAATGGAGCACTGGATCCTCATCGGAGAGCCCAGCAGGAAACACCCAGCTATTCATTGTAAAAA GTGGCTGGACATTGTGACTGACCTCAACACACAGAACCCAGAATACCTGGACATTCGTCACACAGAGAGGGGGATCCAGCAGCGCAAAACCAAAAAG GTGGGTGGCAACCTGCACTGCATCATGGCGTTCCAGAGGGTGAACTGGCAGAAGCTCGGCCCCTGGGCAATGAATCTGGAGAACCTGCGCCACGACTTTCACCCCTCCAGCACGGAGCGGGCCCACGGACACGTCCCAGAGGACACGGAGGAGAGTACGTCGAGTAAACGCCTGGCCCACCTGGGACGCTCGCACAGTATGGGAAGTCAGAAAGACACAAGCTGGAAACGCCTGTCCAACACCACAGAGTACAGACAGAAGAGCTCCCCTGACAGCGACCTCCAAGAAGACATCACAGACTGA